One Lepus europaeus isolate LE1 chromosome 7, mLepTim1.pri, whole genome shotgun sequence DNA segment encodes these proteins:
- the PITPNM1 gene encoding membrane-associated phosphatidylinositol transfer protein 1 isoform X3: MGPPRPPAPTPRRTPASASSGHRPPAPPTRPSTGSLSEWRMQNIARDSENSSEDEFFDAHEGFSDSDEVFPKEMTKWNSNDFIDAFASPSEAEGAPEPGTEATKGLEDGTRASRDSEGPDGARELGAEACAVHALFLILHSGNILDSGPGDASSKQADVQTLSSAFEAVTRVHFPEALGHVALRLVPCPPICATAYALVSNLSPYSHDGDSLSRSQDHIPLAALPLLATSSSRYQGAVATVIARTNQAYAAFLRSAEGAGFCGQVVLIGDGVGGILGFDALCHSAGTGSRGSSRRGSMNNELLSPELGPVRDPLADGVEGLGRASPEPSTLPAQRMPSGMARPEPEGAQNSLQAAPAAASGEPRRASTASCPPAAGPEAPDGPTGAARLDFKVSGFFLFGSPLGLVLALRKTVMPALEVAQMRPACEQIYNLFHAADPCASRLEPLLAPKFQAIAPLAVPRYQKFPLGDGSSLLLADTLQAHSGLFLEELDALVPSTPTSAGGGFWKGSELGTEPPAQPAAPSTTTEVVKILERWWGTKRIDYSLYCPEALTAFPTVTLPHLFHASYWESADVVAFILRQVIEKERPQLAECEEPSVYSPAFPREKWQRKRTQVKIRNVTSNHRASDTVVCEGRPQVLSGRFMYGPLDVVTLTGEKVDVYIMTQPLSGKWIHFGTEVTNSSGRLTFSVAPGRALGIGVYPVRMVVRGDHTYAECCLTVVARGTEAVVFSIDGSFTASVSIMGSDPKALAGRRLPDPVRDGPAGHAEAPRGGLAVPAQLPPRRRLLLRRPQPRPAAPKGHVPAEPGAGGGTEYRGRLWVSQRRGCVRGAGPVPEPDLHRGTCGAEAAGAVSVPVGRLRGPPGPAGGGRPLPRGPRTTAGSLGQEQLRRGCARGLPPEAEPAAALQGPQPGGARGPGDAAHRPGPWQSPEHQPQAGQRRRVNRTPPSPKHTRGHRPRGCGGRGGAAPHTPAPVSAPRCYFPFVGDLAPGERGGSGRGPCGFSGVCRPTK; encoded by the exons AGCCTGGAACCGAGGCCACTAAAGGCCTGGAGGATGGGACCCGCGCATCCCGGGACTCTGAG GGCCCTGATGGAGCCAGGGAGCTGGGCGCCGAGGCCTGCGCCGTGCACGCCCTCTTCCTCATCCTGCACAGTGGCAACATCTTGGACTCGGGCCCTGGAGACGCCAGCTCCAAGCAGGCCGACGTGCAGACCCTGAGCTCGGCCTTTGAGGCCGTCACCCGCGTCCACTTCCCTGAGGCCCTGGGCCACGTGGCACTGCGGCTGGTGCCCTGCCCACCCATCTGCGCCACCGCCTACGCTCTCGTCTCCAA cctgAGCCCCTACAGCCACGATGGGGACAGCCTGTCCCGCTCCCAGGACCACATCCCGCTGGCCGCCCTGCCGCTGctggccacctcctcctcccgctACCAGGGCGCTGTGGCCACCGTCATCGCGCGCACCAACCAGGCCTACGCGGCCTTCCTGCGCTCGGCTGAGGGCGCTGGCTTCTGCGGGCAG gtggtgctgatcGGAGACGGTGTTGGTGGCATCCTGGGCTTCGAtgcgctctgccacagcgccggcaccggGAGCCGGGGCAGCAGCCGCCGGGGGAGCATG AACAATGAGCTGCTCTCCCCGGAGCTGGGCCCCGTGCGGGACCCACTGGCCgatggggtggaggggctgggtcGGGCCAGCCCGGAGCCCTCCACCCTGCCTGCCCAGCGCATGCCCAGCGGCATGGCCCGTCCTGAGCCCGAGGGTGCTCAGAACAG CCTGCAGGCAGCCCCTGCCGCCGCCTCCGGGGAGCCCCGCCGGGCAAGCACAGCCTCCTGCCCACCTGCTGCCGGCCCCGAGGCGCCCGACGGCCCCACCGGTGCAGCCCGCCTTGACTTCAAGGTCTCCGGCTTCTTTCTCTTCGGCTCCCCGCTGGGCCTGGTGCTGGCTCTGCGCAAGACCGTGATGCCCGCCTTGGAGG TGGCCCAGATGCGGCCGGCCTGCGAGCAGATCTACAACCTCTTCCACGCCGCCGACCCCTGCGCCTCCCGCCTGGAGCCTCTGCTGGCCCCCAAGTTCCAGGCCATCGCCCCACTGGCTGTGCCCCGCTACCAAAAGTTTCCCCTGGGAGACGGCTCGTCCCTGCTGCTGG CCGACACTCTGCAGGCACACTCGGGCCTCTTCCTGGAGGAGCTGGACGCACTGGTGCCCTCGACGCCCACCTCGGCCGGCGGCGGCTTCTGGAAGGGCAGCGAGTTAGGCACTGAGCCCCCCGCCCAGCCAGCGGCCCCCAGCACCACCACGGAGGTGGTTAAGA TCCTGGAGCGCTGGTGGGGGACCAAGCGCATCGACTACTCGCTGTACTGCCCCGAGGCGCTCACCGCCTTCCCCACCGTCACCCTGCCCcacctcttccacgccagctacTGGGAGTCGGCCGACGTGGTGGCCTTCATCCTGCGCCAG GTAATTGAGAAGGAGCGGCCGCAGCTGGCGGAGTGCGAGGAGCCGTCGGTCTACAGCCCGGCCTTCCCCCGGGAGAAGTGGCAGCGCAAGCGCACGCAGGTCAAGATCCGG AACGTCACTTCCAACCACCGCGCAAGCGACACGGTGGTGTGCGAGGGCCGCCCCCAGGTGCTCAGCGGCCGCTTCATGTACGGGCCCTTGGACGTGGTCACGCTCACCGGGGAGAAG GTGGACGTCTACATCATGACGCAGCCGCTGTCGGGCAAGTGGATCCACTTCGGCACCGAGGTCACCAACAGCTCGGGCCGCCTCACCTTCTCCGTGGCCCCCGGGCGCGCGCTGGGCATTGGTGTCTACCCCGTGCGCATGGTGGTCAG GGGCGACCACACGTACGCCGAGTGCTGCCTGACGGTCGTGGCCCGCGGCACGGAGGCTGTGGTCTTCAGCATCGACGGCTCCTTCACGGCCAGCGTCTCCATCATGGGCAGCGACCCCAAG GCACTGGCAGGACGCCGGCTACCTGATCCTGTACGTGACGGGCCGGCCGGACATGCAGAAGCACCGCGTGGTGGCCTGGCTGTCCCAGCACAACTTCCCCCACGGCGTCGTCTCCTTCTGCGACGGCCTCAGCCACGACCCGCTGCGCCAAAAGGCCATGTTCCTGCAGAGCCTGGTGCAGGAG GTGGAACTGAATATCGTGGCCGGCTATGGGTCTCCCAAAGACGTGGCTGTGTACGCGGCGCTGGGCCTGTCCCCGAGCCAGACCTACATCGTGGGACGTGCGGTGCGGAAGCTGCAGGCGCAGTGTCAG TTCCTGTCGGACGGCTACGTGGCCCACCTGGGCCAGCTGGAGGCGGGCGCCCACTCCCACGCGGCCCCAGGACCACCGCGGGCAGCCTTGGCCAAGAGCAGCTACGGCGTGGCTGCGCCCGTGGACTTCCTCCGGAAGCAGAGCCAGCTGCTGCGCTCCAGGGGCCCCAGCCAGGCGGAGCGCGAGGGCCCGGGGACGCCGCCCACCGCCCTGGCCCGTGGCAAAGCCCGGAGCATCAGCCTCAAGCTGGACAGCGAAGAAGAGTGAACCGGACCCCACCCTCGCCGAAGCACACCAGGGGCCACAGGCCCCGGGGCTGCGGTGGGAGGGGGGGGGCCGCGCCCcacacccctgcacctgtgtctgcCCCTCGGTGTTACTTCCCTTTTGTGGGggacctggccccaggggagcgAGGAGGGAGTGGGCGAGGGCCCTGCGGCTTCTCCGGTGTGTGTAGACCCACGAAATAA
- the AIP gene encoding AH receptor-interacting protein isoform X1, translated as MADIIARLREDGIQKRVIQEGRGELPDYQDGTKATFHYRTLHSDREGTVLDDSRARGKPMELIIGKKFKLPVWETIVRSMREGETAQFLCDTKHVVLYPLVAKSLRNIAAGRDPLEGQRHCCGMAQMHEHSSLGHADLDALQHSPQPLIFHFEMLKVESPGTYQQDPWAMTDEEKVKAVPRIHQEGNRLYREGQVKEAAAKYYDAIACLKNLQMKEQPGSPDWIELDQQITPLLLNYCQCKLVAEEYYEVLDHCSSILNKYDDNVKAYFKRGKAHAAVWNAQEAQADFAKVLELDPALAPVVSRELRALEARIRQKDEEDKARFRGIFSH; from the exons ATGGCGGATATCATCGCAAGACTCCGGGAGGACGGAATCCAAAAGCGCGTGATCCAGGAGGGCCGGGGAGAATTACCCGACTATCAGGATGGAACCAAG GCCACGTTCCACTACCGGACCCTGCACAGCGACCGCGAGGGCACGGTGCTGGACGACAGCCGGGCCCGCGGCAAGCCCATGGAGCTCATCATCGGCAAGAAGTTCAagctgcccgtgtgggagacgatCGTGCGCAGCATGCGGGAAGGCGAGACCGCCCAGTTCCTGTGCGACACCAAG CACGTGGTCCTGTACCCGCTGGTGGCCAAGAGCCTCCGCAACATCGCCGCGGGAAGGGACCCCCTGGAGGGCCAGCGGCACTGCTGCGGCATGGCGCAGATGCACGAGCACAGCTCCCTGGGCCACGCCGACCTGGACGCCCTGCAGCACAGCCCACAGCCCCTCATCTTCCACTTCGAGATGCTAAAG GTGGAGAGCCCCGGCACGTACCAGCAGGACCCGTGGGCCATGACGGATGAGGAGAAGGTGAAGGCCGTGCCGCGCATCCACCAGGAGGGCAACCGGCTGTACCGCGAGGGGCAGGTGAAGGAGGCGGCCGCCAAGTACTACGACGCCATTGCCTGCCTCAAGAACCTGCAGATGAAG GAGCAGCCTGGCTCCCCCGACTGGATCGAGCTGGACCAGCAGATCACGCCGCTGCTGCTGAACTACTGCCAGTGCAAGCTGGTGGCCGAGGAGTACTACGAGGTGCTGGACCACTGCTCCTCCATCCTCAACAAGTACGACG ACAACGTCAAGGCCTACTTCAAGCGGGGCAAGGCCCACGCGGCCGTGTGGAACGCGCAGGAGGCCCAGGCTGACTTCGCCAAGGTGCTGGAGCTGGACCCGGCCCTGGCGCCCGTGGTGAGCCGGGAGCTGCGGGCCCTGGAGGCGCGGATCCGGCAGAAGGACGAGGAGGACAAGGCCCGCTTCCGGGGCATCTTCTCTCACTGA
- the AIP gene encoding AH receptor-interacting protein isoform X2, with translation MADIIARLREDGIQKRVIQEGRGELPDYQDGTKATFHYRTLHSDREGTVLDDSRARGKPMELIIGKKFKLPVWETIVRSMREGETAQFLCDTKHVVLYPLVAKSLRNIAAGRDPLEGQRHCCGMAQMHEHSSLGHADLDALQHSPQPLIFHFEMLKVESPGTYQQDPWAMTDEEKVKAVPRIHQEGNRLYREGQVKEAAAKYYDAIACLKNLQMKEQPGSPDWIELDQQITPLLLNYCQCKLVAEEYYEVLDHCSSILNKQRQGLLQAGQGPRGRVERAGGPG, from the exons ATGGCGGATATCATCGCAAGACTCCGGGAGGACGGAATCCAAAAGCGCGTGATCCAGGAGGGCCGGGGAGAATTACCCGACTATCAGGATGGAACCAAG GCCACGTTCCACTACCGGACCCTGCACAGCGACCGCGAGGGCACGGTGCTGGACGACAGCCGGGCCCGCGGCAAGCCCATGGAGCTCATCATCGGCAAGAAGTTCAagctgcccgtgtgggagacgatCGTGCGCAGCATGCGGGAAGGCGAGACCGCCCAGTTCCTGTGCGACACCAAG CACGTGGTCCTGTACCCGCTGGTGGCCAAGAGCCTCCGCAACATCGCCGCGGGAAGGGACCCCCTGGAGGGCCAGCGGCACTGCTGCGGCATGGCGCAGATGCACGAGCACAGCTCCCTGGGCCACGCCGACCTGGACGCCCTGCAGCACAGCCCACAGCCCCTCATCTTCCACTTCGAGATGCTAAAG GTGGAGAGCCCCGGCACGTACCAGCAGGACCCGTGGGCCATGACGGATGAGGAGAAGGTGAAGGCCGTGCCGCGCATCCACCAGGAGGGCAACCGGCTGTACCGCGAGGGGCAGGTGAAGGAGGCGGCCGCCAAGTACTACGACGCCATTGCCTGCCTCAAGAACCTGCAGATGAAG GAGCAGCCTGGCTCCCCCGACTGGATCGAGCTGGACCAGCAGATCACGCCGCTGCTGCTGAACTACTGCCAGTGCAAGCTGGTGGCCGAGGAGTACTACGAGGTGCTGGACCACTGCTCCTCCATCCTCAACAA ACAACGTCAAGGCCTACTTCAAGCGGGGCAAGGCCCACGCGGCCGTGTGGAACGCGCAGGAGGCCCAGGCTGA
- the TMEM134 gene encoding transmembrane protein 134 isoform X2: protein MSAGRPQFSIDDAFELSLEDAGPGPESGGVARFGPLHFERRARFDVADEDKQSRLRYQNLENDGEGAQSSPQPDGRTGTSSQWSFSTGSTSTQRSYSACCSWTLHPLIQKNRRVVLASFLLLLLGLVLILVGVGLQVAPSPGVSSAVFFVPGFLLLVPGVYHVIFIYCAVKGHQGFQFFYLPYFEK, encoded by the exons ATGAGCGCCGGCCGGCCTCAGTTCAGCATCGATGACGCCTTCGAGCTGTCCCTGGAGGACGCGGGTCCCGGGCCCGAGTCCGGCGGGGTCGCCCGCTTCGGGCCGCTGCACTTCGAGCGCCGGGCCCGGTTCGACGTGGCCGACGAGGACAAGCAGTCCCGGCTGCGCTACCAG AACCTGGAGAACGACGGGGAGGGGGCGCAGAGCTCTCCGCAGCCCGACGGGAGGACCGGCACCAG CTCCCAGTGGTCGTTCAGCAccggcagcaccagcacccagcgCTCCTACAGCGCCTGCTGCAG ctggacACTGCACCCCTTGATCCAGAAGAACCGCCGCGTGGTGCTGGCCTCcttcctgctcctgctgctggggctgg TGCTGATCCTGGTCGGCGTGGGACTGCAGGTGGCGCCCTCTCCAG GTGTCTCCAGCGCCGTCTTCTTCGTGCCCGGCTTCCTGTTGTTGGTCCCAGGAG TCTACCACGTGATCTTCATCTACTGCGCCGTCAAGGGCCACCAGGGCTTCCAGTTCTTCTACCTGCCCTACTTCGAGAAGtga
- the TMEM134 gene encoding transmembrane protein 134 isoform X1 yields the protein MSAGRPQFSIDDAFELSLEDAGPGPESGGVARFGPLHFERRARFDVADEDKQSRLRYQNLENDGEGAQSSPQPDGRTGTRDSGRTSIRSSQWSFSTGSTSTQRSYSACCSWTLHPLIQKNRRVVLASFLLLLLGLVLILVGVGLQVAPSPGVSSAVFFVPGFLLLVPGVYHVIFIYCAVKGHQGFQFFYLPYFEK from the exons ATGAGCGCCGGCCGGCCTCAGTTCAGCATCGATGACGCCTTCGAGCTGTCCCTGGAGGACGCGGGTCCCGGGCCCGAGTCCGGCGGGGTCGCCCGCTTCGGGCCGCTGCACTTCGAGCGCCGGGCCCGGTTCGACGTGGCCGACGAGGACAAGCAGTCCCGGCTGCGCTACCAG AACCTGGAGAACGACGGGGAGGGGGCGCAGAGCTCTCCGCAGCCCGACGGGAGGACCGGCACCAG GGATTCGGGCCGAACCTCCATCCGCAGCTCCCAGTGGTCGTTCAGCAccggcagcaccagcacccagcgCTCCTACAGCGCCTGCTGCAG ctggacACTGCACCCCTTGATCCAGAAGAACCGCCGCGTGGTGCTGGCCTCcttcctgctcctgctgctggggctgg TGCTGATCCTGGTCGGCGTGGGACTGCAGGTGGCGCCCTCTCCAG GTGTCTCCAGCGCCGTCTTCTTCGTGCCCGGCTTCCTGTTGTTGGTCCCAGGAG TCTACCACGTGATCTTCATCTACTGCGCCGTCAAGGGCCACCAGGGCTTCCAGTTCTTCTACCTGCCCTACTTCGAGAAGtga
- the TMEM134 gene encoding transmembrane protein 134 isoform X3, with protein MSAGRPQFSIDDAFELSLEDAGPGPESGGVARFGPLHFERRARFDVADEDKQSRLRYQNLENDGEGAQSSPQPDGRTGTRDSGRTSIRSSQWSFSTGSTSTQRSYSACCSWTLHPLIQKNRRVVLASFLLLLLGLGPQLSHCPPSSLTSWVQRPGSGSCTGLC; from the exons ATGAGCGCCGGCCGGCCTCAGTTCAGCATCGATGACGCCTTCGAGCTGTCCCTGGAGGACGCGGGTCCCGGGCCCGAGTCCGGCGGGGTCGCCCGCTTCGGGCCGCTGCACTTCGAGCGCCGGGCCCGGTTCGACGTGGCCGACGAGGACAAGCAGTCCCGGCTGCGCTACCAG AACCTGGAGAACGACGGGGAGGGGGCGCAGAGCTCTCCGCAGCCCGACGGGAGGACCGGCACCAG GGATTCGGGCCGAACCTCCATCCGCAGCTCCCAGTGGTCGTTCAGCAccggcagcaccagcacccagcgCTCCTACAGCGCCTGCTGCAG ctggacACTGCACCCCTTGATCCAGAAGAACCGCCGCGTGGTGCTGGCCTCcttcctgctcctgctgctggggctgg GCCCCCAGCTGTCCCACTGCCCCCCCAGTAGCCTGACCAGCTGGGTCCAGCGTCCAGGTTCTGGGTCTTGCACAGGGCTTTGCTGA